The Candidatus Methanoperedens sp. genome includes a region encoding these proteins:
- a CDS encoding PmeII family type II restriction endonuclease: MNDVQKYVEENIGTFHSKRLQNLEKLKLKRVLQRKNPYLFKAKNILTAQDLVQNLLDAYLSSQEETIFGDFLEGLAIFICSRIYDGNKSAAEGIDLEFSKDGIKYLVTIKSGPNWGNSGQIKDMKKSFIKAIKILNTNNPKIHVVAVNGCCYGRSKQIEKDGYRKLCGQRFWEFISGNENLYTEIIEPLGHKAKEKNEDFLKAYSKLINKFTFEFGRDFCLDGEINWDALVKFNSSIQKPK, encoded by the coding sequence ATGAACGATGTTCAGAAATATGTTGAAGAGAACATCGGAACTTTCCATTCAAAAAGGTTACAAAATCTTGAAAAACTCAAATTAAAGCGTGTCTTACAAAGAAAAAATCCGTATCTTTTTAAAGCTAAAAATATTTTAACTGCTCAAGATTTAGTACAAAATCTTCTTGATGCTTACTTATCTTCTCAGGAAGAGACAATTTTTGGAGATTTTCTTGAAGGTCTTGCAATTTTTATTTGCAGTAGGATTTATGATGGGAATAAGTCGGCAGCTGAGGGGATCGATTTAGAGTTCAGTAAAGATGGGATAAAATATCTCGTAACGATAAAATCAGGACCAAATTGGGGAAATAGTGGTCAAATCAAAGATATGAAGAAATCTTTCATTAAAGCGATAAAAATTCTAAATACCAATAATCCTAAAATTCATGTTGTTGCTGTGAATGGTTGTTGTTACGGACGATCGAAACAAATAGAAAAAGATGGCTATCGAAAACTATGTGGTCAAAGATTTTGGGAATTTATTTCAGGAAATGAAAACCTGTATACAGAAATAATAGAACCTCTTGGACATAAAGCAAAAGAAAAGAATGAAGATTTTTTAAAAGCCTATTCAAAATTAATTAATAAATTTACGTTTGAATTTGGAAGAGATTTTTGTTTAGATGGAGAAATAAATTGGGACGCTTTGGTAAAATTCAATTCATCAATTCAAAAGCCAAAATAA